In the Gymnodinialimonas sp. 202GB13-11 genome, one interval contains:
- a CDS encoding YSC84-related protein, which yields MADGLSRRSLLLGAGAAPLLAACGNPLGNSNAPRIDSRVDAAIDFMVAEVPGTQDLVNNASGMLVMPLITEAGFGFGGAYGRGALRVGGATVDYYSAVSGSFGLQIGAQQYAHTLFFMNPDALAEFRNSVGWSVGADVRYAVNTNAGTLGFDTATLAEPVIAVIYGQAGLIIGATLDGTRYTRIIP from the coding sequence ATGGCAGATGGTCTTTCCAGACGTTCCCTTCTTCTTGGCGCAGGCGCAGCACCGCTTTTGGCAGCGTGCGGCAACCCGCTTGGCAATTCAAACGCACCGCGCATCGACAGTCGCGTCGATGCGGCGATTGATTTCATGGTGGCCGAGGTTCCCGGAACACAGGACCTTGTGAACAACGCATCCGGTATGCTCGTCATGCCGCTGATCACCGAAGCAGGCTTCGGCTTTGGCGGGGCTTACGGTCGCGGCGCGCTGCGCGTCGGCGGGGCCACGGTCGATTACTATTCCGCTGTCTCCGGCAGCTTTGGCCTTCAGATCGGCGCACAGCAATATGCCCACACCCTGTTTTTCATGAACCCCGACGCGCTGGCTGAATTCCGCAATTCCGTCGGTTGGTCTGTCGGTGCAGACGTGCGCTATGCGGTCAACACAAACGCGGGCACTCTTGGGTTTGACACCGCCACATTGGCGGAACCCGTCATTGCCGTGATCTACGGCCAAGCCGGCCTAATCATTGGCGCGACGCTCGACGGTACGCGCTACACCCGCATCATTCCCTGA
- a CDS encoding DUF302 domain-containing protein, with translation MLRLLFALILFALPATAQEDVADLSPLPGWEVHATDHDFNTLVQRTRDAIGAHGLAVVTQAGPTGAAARRGIEIPGNRVIGAFNNHFAVRLLRQSTEAMIHAPIRFYVTENADGTATLSYIAPSTLLSPYETAADVASELDDVFAAIAQDAVAR, from the coding sequence ATGCTGCGCTTGCTCTTTGCCCTGATCCTGTTCGCTCTTCCCGCCACGGCCCAGGAAGACGTTGCCGACCTTAGCCCCTTGCCCGGTTGGGAAGTGCATGCCACTGACCACGACTTTAACACGCTAGTGCAAAGAACAAGGGACGCGATCGGCGCGCATGGTCTGGCAGTCGTCACGCAAGCCGGGCCAACCGGGGCTGCCGCGCGCCGGGGCATCGAGATTCCTGGCAATCGCGTGATCGGCGCGTTCAACAACCATTTCGCTGTCCGTCTTTTGCGGCAATCGACCGAGGCGATGATTCACGCCCCCATCCGCTTCTACGTCACCGAAAACGCGGACGGCACGGCCACCCTGTCTTATATCGCCCCCTCCACCCTTCTTTCGCCTTATGAGACCGCGGCGGACGTGGCGTCCGAACTCGATGATGTGTTTGCCGCCATTGCCCAAGACGCTGTCGCGCGCTAG
- a CDS encoding penicillin acylase family protein, with the protein MMTLLRWLTRLVAAGIVLVVLVAMLAYWIAGRSIPDYEAEWTVPGLDGEVEIVRNTAAVPHIFALTDHDVHYGLGFVHAQDRLWQMLMLRRTAQGRLSELFGPRTLEVDDLMRRLDLDGHATRSLDAFSDDSLGALQAYADGVNAWLRLVGSEALGRGAPELFLFEPEIAPWRPNDSVAISLLVALESATHHEHEILRARTSLALPEPGRIVDIMPDAPGTGAAELGDIAAILDIPRSLFADAGPTRPRDPLHPNAQGLNRGGASNVWAAAPSRSAAGGALMASDPHVTLSAPSSWYLARLELATGGVIGATIPGMPSILNGRSEQISWGITAAYLDDIDLYVEELNPDNPQQYRTPDGWADFETRREIIQIAGEAPVTITLRETENGPVIPGAHWGLSSVTPAGHVMSIRWTGLSDEFTSIQTGLRLMRARTVEEALTTGEDFVAPAANLLVASADGQIGMQVIGHMPWRLIEHETEARMPSRGWIEGNRWQGITQYFANPTFVDPESGVLGNTNNKMVDREFPLHVSYHWGDTQRIDRLSRLMEARAVHTRDSFIEAQLDTVSPAARNLLPLIARDLWFTGEPAAPGTPERRRQRALELLADWNGEMNEHLPEPLIFASWMRHLQQRLIRDDIGPLAEEFWQVEPVFLERVFRDIDGASIWCDVRPSTAEETCTDIARIALDEALQELSETYGGDIASWRWGAAHEALHEHPVLGQTRLFSWIVNIRQATSGGDFTLNRAATPGTGPEPYLNTHAAGYRGVYDFADPDSSVFIIATGQSGHPLSRHYDDLGDLWRRGEYVPMTLDPDLARAGNLGITRLRPPH; encoded by the coding sequence ATGATGACCCTGTTGCGATGGCTGACGCGGCTTGTGGCCGCCGGTATCGTTTTGGTCGTCCTCGTCGCCATGCTGGCCTATTGGATCGCCGGGCGCTCCATCCCTGATTACGAGGCCGAATGGACGGTTCCCGGTCTTGACGGTGAGGTTGAGATCGTCCGAAACACCGCCGCCGTTCCCCATATCTTTGCTTTGACCGACCACGATGTGCATTACGGACTTGGCTTTGTGCATGCCCAAGACAGGCTATGGCAAATGCTGATGCTGCGACGCACGGCGCAGGGGCGGCTATCGGAACTGTTCGGGCCCCGAACGCTGGAAGTCGATGATCTGATGCGGCGGTTGGATTTGGATGGTCATGCCACTCGCTCACTCGATGCCTTTTCCGACGACAGCCTTGGCGCGTTGCAAGCCTATGCCGACGGCGTAAACGCTTGGCTGCGCCTTGTCGGGTCGGAGGCGCTTGGGCGCGGGGCACCGGAATTATTCCTGTTCGAGCCTGAAATCGCACCATGGCGCCCGAACGACTCCGTCGCCATTTCGCTGCTTGTGGCGCTCGAATCCGCCACGCATCACGAACACGAAATCCTGCGCGCCCGCACGTCGCTGGCCTTGCCTGAACCGGGGCGCATCGTGGACATCATGCCGGATGCGCCGGGCACAGGTGCCGCAGAACTGGGCGACATCGCAGCCATTCTGGACATCCCCCGCAGCCTGTTTGCCGATGCAGGACCCACCAGGCCGCGTGATCCATTGCATCCCAATGCGCAGGGTTTGAACCGTGGCGGCGCATCGAATGTCTGGGCCGCAGCCCCGTCGCGTTCCGCGGCCGGCGGAGCTTTGATGGCCTCCGACCCGCACGTCACGCTGAGTGCGCCATCTTCATGGTACCTCGCCCGGCTGGAGCTTGCCACGGGTGGCGTCATCGGGGCCACCATCCCCGGGATGCCGAGCATCCTCAACGGTCGATCCGAGCAGATCAGTTGGGGCATCACCGCCGCCTACCTTGATGATATCGACCTCTATGTCGAAGAGCTGAACCCGGATAATCCGCAGCAATATCGCACACCCGACGGTTGGGCGGATTTTGAAACACGCCGAGAGATCATCCAGATCGCCGGCGAGGCTCCCGTTACGATAACCCTGCGCGAGACCGAGAATGGCCCCGTCATCCCCGGCGCGCATTGGGGACTGAGCAGCGTGACACCGGCAGGTCATGTGATGTCGATCCGCTGGACCGGGCTCAGCGATGAATTCACCTCCATCCAAACCGGCCTGCGTCTTATGCGCGCCCGTACTGTCGAGGAAGCTTTGACCACCGGCGAAGATTTCGTTGCACCCGCGGCCAATCTGCTTGTCGCGTCAGCTGACGGGCAGATCGGCATGCAGGTCATCGGCCATATGCCCTGGCGTCTGATCGAACATGAGACGGAGGCGCGCATGCCGTCGCGCGGCTGGATCGAGGGCAACCGTTGGCAAGGCATCACCCAGTATTTCGCCAATCCCACCTTCGTGGACCCCGAAAGCGGTGTTCTGGGCAACACCAACAACAAGATGGTCGACCGCGAATTCCCGCTGCATGTCTCCTACCATTGGGGTGACACGCAGCGCATCGACCGTCTGAGCCGGTTGATGGAGGCCCGCGCCGTCCATACCCGCGACAGTTTCATCGAGGCGCAGCTTGATACCGTCTCACCCGCCGCGCGAAACCTGTTGCCGCTCATCGCGCGCGACCTTTGGTTTACCGGGGAGCCCGCCGCCCCCGGCACGCCCGAACGCCGCCGCCAACGCGCCTTGGAGCTGCTCGCCGACTGGAATGGTGAGATGAACGAGCATCTGCCTGAGCCGTTGATCTTCGCGTCCTGGATGCGGCATCTGCAACAGCGCCTGATCCGCGACGATATCGGCCCCCTTGCTGAGGAATTCTGGCAAGTGGAGCCGGTGTTCCTCGAGCGGGTCTTCCGCGATATCGACGGGGCATCGATCTGGTGCGACGTGCGTCCGTCCACGGCCGAGGAAACTTGCACAGACATCGCGCGCATCGCGCTTGATGAGGCGTTGCAGGAGCTTTCCGAAACGTACGGCGGCGATATCGCCAGCTGGCGCTGGGGCGCGGCGCATGAGGCGTTGCACGAACATCCTGTCCTTGGGCAAACCCGCCTCTTTTCCTGGATCGTGAACATCCGCCAGGCCACGTCGGGCGGCGACTTCACCCTCAACCGCGCAGCCACCCCGGGAACAGGCCCAGAGCCTTACCTGAACACCCATGCGGCCGGCTATCGTGGGGTTTACGACTTCGCTGATCCCGACAGTTCGGTCTTCATCATCGCAACGGGCCAGTCTGGCCACCCGTTAAGCCGCCACTACGATGATCTGGGCGATCTTTGGCGACGGGGCGAATATGTCCCGATGACGCTTGATCCTGACCTCGCCCGCGCCGGAAATCTTGGAATTACGCGGCTGCGCCCGCCGCACTAG
- a CDS encoding sensor domain-containing phosphodiesterase has protein sequence MVDLHLPELFGAPVGLTPARESEDVVQEALRGVRTHLGMEIAYLSEFVGDQTVFRAVDAPGLEDMIKPGDAQPLSEVYCQHILDGRLPELIPDTSANPFAYGLPITARVPIGAHVSVPIQRRDGSVYGMFCCLSPKPNPGLNERDLNIMKMFARLAQAEVQDGMEARRMAEEAEARVRTVMSNEHFRMVFQPICDLTTNTVSGFEALCRFEADPVRSPDMWFDEAANIGLGEELELCVLEATVGVLPIIPEPLYLSVNAGPELVATGRLKDLFADHGPERIVLEVTEHAAVRDAAQLARALADLRTIGVRIAVDDAGAGYSGLQQIARLKPELIKLDRTLVSGIDTDQALRALCAAVMHYTKETGALLVAEGIETEAEAETLRELGVHRGQGWLLGKPLPLDEALATARTLGPSAAGAAA, from the coding sequence ATGGTCGATTTGCACCTTCCCGAATTGTTCGGCGCGCCGGTTGGACTGACGCCAGCACGCGAATCCGAGGATGTCGTGCAGGAGGCGTTGCGTGGTGTGCGCACGCATCTGGGCATGGAAATCGCCTATTTGTCCGAGTTTGTAGGGGATCAGACCGTGTTTCGGGCCGTCGATGCGCCAGGGCTTGAGGACATGATCAAGCCCGGCGATGCACAGCCTTTGTCGGAAGTGTATTGTCAGCACATTCTGGACGGGCGCTTGCCCGAGTTGATCCCGGACACGTCGGCCAACCCATTTGCCTACGGCTTGCCTATAACGGCAAGAGTTCCGATTGGCGCCCATGTGAGCGTTCCGATCCAGCGTAGGGATGGGTCGGTGTACGGGATGTTTTGCTGTTTGTCGCCGAAGCCCAACCCGGGCCTGAATGAGCGCGATCTCAACATCATGAAGATGTTTGCCCGCCTGGCCCAGGCTGAGGTGCAGGATGGGATGGAGGCGCGCCGCATGGCGGAAGAGGCCGAGGCGCGCGTTCGAACTGTCATGTCCAACGAGCATTTCAGGATGGTGTTTCAGCCAATCTGTGACCTGACCACAAATACGGTTTCGGGGTTTGAGGCCCTTTGCCGGTTTGAGGCTGATCCGGTTCGCAGCCCGGATATGTGGTTTGATGAGGCCGCCAATATCGGCCTTGGCGAAGAGCTGGAGCTCTGCGTGTTGGAGGCCACTGTTGGCGTCCTGCCGATTATCCCGGAGCCTTTGTATCTATCCGTCAATGCAGGCCCTGAATTGGTGGCCACGGGTCGCCTGAAGGACTTGTTCGCGGACCACGGGCCTGAGCGGATCGTCCTTGAGGTCACCGAACATGCCGCCGTCCGTGACGCGGCGCAGCTGGCACGAGCCTTGGCCGATCTGCGGACCATCGGCGTCCGCATCGCAGTCGATGATGCGGGGGCGGGGTATTCGGGGTTGCAACAGATCGCGCGGTTGAAACCAGAATTGATCAAGTTGGACCGGACGCTCGTGTCGGGGATCGACACGGATCAGGCCTTGCGCGCGCTTTGTGCGGCTGTGATGCATTACACCAAGGAAACCGGCGCGTTGCTGGTTGCGGAGGGCATAGAGACCGAGGCAGAGGCCGAGACATTACGGGAATTGGGTGTCCATCGCGGGCAGGGGTGGTTGCTTGGAAAGCCACTGCCGCTTGACGAAGCGCTGGCCACCGCCCGGACGCTAGGCCCTAGTGCGGCGGGCGCAGCCGCGTAA
- the hflX gene encoding GTPase HflX, translated as MRALVLHPDIQSDRNRRDAGPALEEAVALAAALPDLEVVEAQVVRLPRAQPGLLFGSGKIEELHDLMEAMDIGLVLIDGPVTPVQQRNLEKEWGCKLLDRTGLILEIFADRAATREGVLQVELAALSYQRTRLVRAWTHLERQRGGLGFVGGPGETQIEADRRAIDEAVTRIRRQLQKVVKTRSLHRAARKKVPYPIVALVGYTNAGKSTLFNRLTGAEVMAKDMLFATLDPTMRAVKLPDGTEVILSDTVGFISDLPTQLVAAFRATLEEVLDADLIVHVRDISHPETIEQAEDVMAILSDLGVSESAAQIEVWNKLDRLDASAREARSTEAERRPDVFATSALTGEGMGPMLAAVAEALSPPRHETELTLPHTEGRKRAWLFEQGVVETEASGDDETVLNVRWTARQEKAFRSL; from the coding sequence ATGCGGGCTTTGGTGTTGCACCCTGACATTCAGTCTGATCGCAATCGGCGCGACGCCGGTCCGGCGCTAGAAGAGGCTGTGGCGCTTGCCGCCGCTTTGCCCGATCTTGAGGTCGTGGAAGCACAAGTGGTGCGCCTGCCTCGGGCGCAGCCAGGTCTTCTGTTCGGGTCCGGCAAGATCGAGGAATTGCACGATCTGATGGAGGCGATGGATATTGGCCTTGTCCTGATTGACGGGCCGGTCACGCCTGTACAGCAACGCAACCTTGAGAAGGAATGGGGCTGCAAACTGCTCGACCGGACAGGGTTGATCCTCGAGATCTTTGCCGACCGGGCTGCGACGCGCGAGGGCGTGCTGCAGGTGGAGTTAGCGGCACTGAGCTATCAGCGCACGCGGCTGGTACGGGCCTGGACCCACCTTGAACGGCAGCGGGGCGGTTTGGGCTTTGTGGGCGGCCCCGGTGAGACGCAGATCGAAGCGGACAGGCGGGCGATTGATGAGGCCGTCACGCGTATCCGGCGACAGCTTCAGAAGGTGGTCAAGACGCGGTCCCTGCACCGCGCGGCCCGCAAGAAGGTGCCATATCCGATTGTGGCGCTTGTCGGCTATACGAATGCGGGGAAGTCGACGCTGTTCAACCGACTGACCGGGGCGGAAGTGATGGCGAAGGACATGCTCTTTGCCACGCTTGATCCCACCATGCGGGCGGTGAAGTTGCCCGATGGGACAGAGGTGATCCTGTCGGACACGGTGGGGTTCATCAGTGATCTACCTACGCAATTGGTCGCTGCGTTCCGCGCCACGTTGGAAGAGGTTCTGGATGCGGACCTGATCGTGCATGTCCGCGACATCTCCCACCCTGAAACGATCGAGCAGGCCGAAGATGTTATGGCCATCTTGAGTGACTTGGGTGTCAGTGAGAGCGCCGCACAGATCGAAGTTTGGAATAAGCTGGACCGCCTGGATGCGTCGGCACGCGAAGCACGCTCAACCGAAGCCGAGCGACGGCCTGATGTGTTCGCCACATCGGCGTTGACGGGTGAAGGCATGGGGCCAATGCTGGCCGCCGTGGCCGAGGCCCTCTCGCCGCCCCGTCATGAGACGGAGCTGACATTGCCCCATACGGAAGGTCGCAAGCGCGCCTGGTTGTTTGAGCAAGGTGTGGTTGAGACGGAAGCATCGGGGGACGATGAAACGGTTCTGAACGTGCGCTGGACCGCGCGGCAGGAAAAGGCCTTTCGCTCGCTTTAA
- the hfq gene encoding RNA chaperone Hfq, translating to MAENKQNLQDAFLNHVRKTKVPVTIFLINGVKLQGVITWFDNFCVLLRRDGQSQLVYKHAISTVMPAQPINLYDGEE from the coding sequence ATGGCCGAAAATAAGCAAAACTTGCAGGACGCATTTCTGAATCACGTCCGCAAGACGAAGGTTCCTGTAACCATTTTCCTGATCAACGGTGTGAAGCTTCAAGGCGTCATCACGTGGTTTGACAACTTCTGTGTGTTGCTCAGACGCGACGGACAAAGCCAGTTGGTCTACAAGCACGCGATTTCGACCGTGATGCCGGCTCAGCCCATCAACCTCTACGACGGGGAAGAGTGA